A genomic segment from Neobacillus sp. YX16 encodes:
- a CDS encoding cold-inducible protein YdjO-related protein, translated as MFYGKRAKDEEIEVIMLETEIYSCMDNACIGWMRKEFVTDDLLCPMCGNEMSTEIRELPKI; from the coding sequence ATTTTTTATGGTAAAAGGGCTAAGGATGAAGAAATTGAAGTAATTATGCTTGAAACCGAAATTTATTCTTGCATGGACAATGCCTGTATTGGCTGGATGCGAAAGGAGTTTGTCACAGACGATTTGCTTTGTCCAATGTGTGGAAATGAAATGTCTACAGAAATAAGAGAGCTTCCGAAAATATAA
- the yhfH gene encoding protein YhfH: MLVNPIEFFRTLQKKECPECGQHMEEQAESYLMECDRCLAKREE, from the coding sequence ATGTTAGTAAATCCAATTGAATTTTTCCGCACTTTGCAGAAAAAGGAATGTCCAGAATGTGGGCAGCATATGGAAGAACAAGCAGAAAGCTACTTAATGGAATGTGATCGCTGTTTAGCAAAAAGAGAAGAATAA
- a CDS encoding transcriptional regulator SplA domain-containing protein: protein MDIVDIASAKPGDEVFVIYRNPHVPTVANIRAAEIVTHPKDPNALALFLNETFHVIEDDDALFPTSESAQRAYEGHFFDFGEK, encoded by the coding sequence ATGGATATAGTTGATATTGCGAGTGCTAAGCCAGGAGACGAAGTGTTTGTAATCTATCGTAATCCACATGTACCAACTGTTGCTAATATACGAGCTGCTGAAATTGTCACTCATCCGAAGGATCCAAATGCACTTGCCTTGTTCCTAAACGAAACCTTTCATGTGATCGAAGACGATGACGCTCTTTTCCCTACTTCTGAATCTGCTCAAAGAGCATACGAGGGTCATTTCTTTGATTTTGGCGAAAAATAA
- the yhfH gene encoding protein YhfH, with product MLISPVEFFRTLPKKECPECGQHMEEQAESYLMECDRCLANKNE from the coding sequence ATGTTAATTAGTCCAGTTGAATTTTTCCGCACTTTGCCAAAGAAGGAATGTCCAGAATGTGGGCAGCATATGGAAGAACAAGCAGAAAGCTACTTAATGGAATGTGATCGCTGTTTAGCTAATAAAAACGAATAG